The sequence ttgagatataatttattaataaggcctagagtgcaattatatttatatagtggtattaaatataattaatggtaactttggacttgtcaagagttgacggaaaagtccaaggcccattggagctagtgtcttattggtcccttttggtcccactccaagccacacactaaagcccaattggaaaggcccaataggccagcccaattagataatcagttagttataaagggagaaacatacagaatttttattagaaaagattagaaaagaaaaagaaagtgtgtgtgagagagtgtgagacacactttcattctccctttgaaaaattgattgagagaccacacatcttgggcgtaaagtggaattggagtgaagattaaaagtgttcccaagtgcttctaatctttgttttgaatttctccacaccaaggtacgctatcttgttcttaaattctgaaatttatgtagtgtacgttatcaatcatgaatgaaatagatccttgttcgtcgcttccgctgtgggttttgcatgagatgcaaaaccagaatttttccttcagaagTAGTTTATGAGCCTAACATTGAAGACATTGTAGAAATAGGAGAGGATGATTCCACCCAAATAGCTTGCATTAGAGCCCTACCATCTTTTGATAATCCCAGTGAGGGTAGTCTTGATACTCCTATAATGAGTGTTGTTAGGTGTACTTTAGCACAGTCCAAAGATAGTgatgattggaaaagaaatacTATCTTTCAAACCTTTGTCAAGTGTGGGACCACAAATTGCGAGGTCATCATTGACAGTGGAAGTTGCATTAATGCAGTTTCTTCTAAACTTGTCTCTCTCTTAGGTTTGAAGTTAGTTGCCCATCCTAAACCCTATAAGGTTTCTTGGGTAGATGATTCTTCTATCACCATCAAGGAAAGGTGTCTTGTCCCTATTCATATCCTCTCATACAAGGCTCAGATTTCATGTGATGTGATTCCAATGGATGTATGATACATAATTTTGGGATGACCATGGCTCTATGATTTAGATGTCACTCTTTATGGTCGCTCGAACTCTTGTTCCTTCATGCACAATGGACAAAGGATTAAACTTAACCTAGTCAAAACTAAATTTATTAGTGCAAGTAAGGCTAAAGAAGAGCCCAAAAAGCAAAGTATGAACCTCATCagttcaaaagaacttgaaagaGCTGTCAATCAAGACTCCATCATCTTTGCTTTGGTTGTTAAGGAAGCTGCACTAGATAGTTTTGAAGAACCAAGAAAATAAGTACGGTCAGTGCTCAAGAGTTCCAAGATGTTTTCCCTAAGGAGCTCCCAAATCAGTTGCCTCCTATGCGTGATATTCAACATGCCATAGATCTTGTCCTAGGAGCCGCACTTCCAAATTTTCCCCACTATAGAATGAGCCCTCCTCAACATGATGAAATGGCTAGACAAGTAGATGAGCTCTTGCACAAAGGATTTGTGCATGAAAGCTTAAGCCCATGTGTAGTCCCTGCACTTTTGACCCCAAAGAAAGATGGATCCTGGAGAATGTGCATGGATAGTCGCACAATCAATAAGATTACTGTGAAGTATCATTTTCCTATCCCTAGGTTAGATGATATGTTTGATATGATGTCAGGAGCCACAATCTTTTCGAAGATTGATTTGAAAGTGGATACCACCAGATTAGGATCCGCCCAGGTGATGAATGGAAGACTGCTTTTAAGACAAAGGATGGTCTATATGAATGGCttgtgatgccctttggtttaTCAAATACTCCTAGTACTTTTATGAGAATGATGACACAAGTACTAAGGCCTTTCATGGGCAAATTTGTGGTAGTGTACTTTGATGACATCCTCATTTATAGTAAATCAAAGGAGCAACATTTGGACCATCTTAAACAAGTTTGTTCCACTTTGAGGAAAGAAAACGTGTATGCCAACCTCAAGAAATGCTCTTTCTTCACTGATAGTGTCATTTTCTTAGGTTTTGTGGTCTCATCTAAAGGAGTTTCTGTTGACCCACAGAAAGTTAAGGCCATAGTGGATTGGCACGAGCCCAAGAACATTCATGAGGTTCGTAGTTTTCATGGGCTTGCAACTTTCTATCGCCGCTTCATACGTGGATTTAGTACAATCATGGCACCAATCACTGATTGTATGAAGCAAGGCGAATTCCAATGGTCAAATGTTGCTGGTAAAgcatttcaagaaatcaagaagACGATAACAGAAGCACCAGTGATGTGCCTACCAGACTTTGATAAGGTCTTTGAAGTGGAATGTGATGCGTCTGGTGTAGGCATAGGAGGAGTTCTTAGCCAAGATTGTCATCCTATAGCTTACTTTAGTGAGAAATTAAATGAGGCTAAGAAGAAGTATTCAACAtatgacaaagaattttatgcTGTGGTACAAGCTTTAAGATGTTGGAGCCATTATTTGACACCCTATGAGTTTGTCATTTATTCTGATCATGATGCTCTCCGCCACATCAATtcccaaaagaaattaaatgcTTAACATGTCCCTTGGGTTGAGTATTTGCAAagattctcttttgttttgagACATAAATCTGGTGTTGAGAATAAGGTAGTTGATGCTTTGAGCCGTCGAGTCACCTTACTTTCTGTGATGAGCACAAAAGTCATAGGGTTTGAGAAGTTGCAAGAGGAGTATGAATCTTGCCCAGATTTTGGAGAAGTGTACACTACACTTAGGACTGAGCATCTTTAGGTTGTTGATGATATTATCCTCCGAGATGGTTACTTGTTTAAAGCTAATAAGCTTTGTATTCCCCACACATTAGTTAGAGACTTTTTGGTTTGGGAAGTGCTGTGGGAGGACTTTCAGGACATTTTGGACGTGATAAAACAATCGAAGAGGTAGAGAGGCAATTCTATTGGCCAAGTCTTAAGATGGATGTTGCCAAGATAATTGGTCAATGTCGTTAGTGTCAACTAGCTAAGCATTGCAAGCAAAATACTGGCCTTTACACTCCTCTACCAGCTCCACACCGTCCTTGGGAGGATATTAGCATGGACTTTATACTAGATCTCCCCAATACCCTTAGGAAGTTTGATTCCATTCTTGTAGTGGTAGACCGGTTTTCTAAGATGGCTCACTTTCTTCCATGCTCTAAGACATCTGATGCATCCAAGGTAGCCAAGATTTTCTTTGATGATATTGTTAAGCTGTATGGGTTACCTAAAACAATTGTGCCAGATAGGGATGTTAAATTCATGAGCTATTTTTAGAAGACCCTTTGGCACATGATGGGAACGAAGTTGAAATTCTCCACAACATACCATCCTCAAACTGATGGTCAAACTGAGGTTGTCAATAAGAGTTTAGGAAATCTTTTGAGGTGTCTTATAGGTGAGAATGGTAGGACTTGGGAATCTATACTCCTTGTAGCCCAATTTGCATACAATAACTCAGTCAATAGGTCCATAGGTATGAGTCCATTTGAAGTTGTTCATGGTTATACACTTATGAGACCTTTAGACCTTCTCCCAATGTCCTCACATGATAGGGCTTTTGTGTCTGCAGTAAAGTTTGCTAGTCAAATGCATGAGCTGCATAAAGAGATCAACAAACGAATTCATGCTAGTAATCTTAAGTATAAGACTCAGGCTGATTTACATCAACGTCATTTAGACTTTGATGTAGGAGATTATGTTATGATTTGTATCAGGCCTGAATGGTATCCATTAGGAACCGTTAAGAAACTGCAGGCCTGCAGTACTGGCCCATTCAAGGTATTAAAGAAACTTGGATCTAATGCTAATGTGATTGATACACCTTCAGATTATGGTATTAGTTCTACTTTTAATATTGCtgatttaattgtttttaaaggTCCAACAGTTATTCCATATGACCCTTTTGATGATccatcctcttcttctttggctAACCCTGTCCCTAGCCCTACACCATCTTGTTTCCAAAAGGCACATAAAGATATTATTGATGTTATTTTGGATGAGCAATCTCTTTTCACTAGGGATGGAACAGTTTAGCGCTTCTTGGTTTGCTGGCGAGGACGGCCTGGTTCTGATTGCACATGGATCACCAGAGAGGAGTTGCAGCAGCTTGATCCCGCTCTTTTGGAGGCTTACTTGGATACACTTGCTACCACCTCATCTCTACCTCCTGTCATCCGCACATATGAGCGTCAACGGAGGCGCCATGTTGACCTAGTGAGCTTGTGGCTCGATGGAACTTATTTTGATGTCACTTGATCCTTATGAGCTTAACTCGATGGGGTCGAGTTTCTCCCACTCCAGGGGAGTTGGTGCGGACACCACATGATAGCACATCTATGAAGATTATCTTtatcatttatattatttttatttgggtttatctTTAGTACtggattagtatttgagattgttaggattatcgtattagtatttgagattgttcaggagtttatctttatcattATGATTCTTGGAAGCTATATATAAAGTTTCAGATGgttcattttgtattttttacagactattattattattattattgagattatTTGCATTGATTTGTTTGGTGGTGATTCCAAACACCTTAGGTGGGAAGCCTAAGGTTCTACAGTAGGACTAATCTAGGTGGGAAACCTAGGTTATCTTGCATCACCTTTACAAGGCATGCCATTCACTTAGATCACCGAGGTTCCTAAGAAAGAAATGACATTAAAAGGACCTAAGAACAAAAGcaaatacaatatatatatatactacatAAAAATACAGGTCTTGAAGCTGATCTACATTCACATCCTTATTACAAGCTTTAGTAATTAGTTATGAACTTAGGCCGAAGGTGAAGTAGTATCAAATGATTTTCTCCTAACGAGGAGGCAAGTAATGTTGGATGGCTGACCATGTGTGTTATCAAGTAAACACAACACAAAGTCAGGACGGTGTAGAGCAAGAGCCAGCCGGTCCTCGCCAAAAGTCAAGCCCGTTACATCAAGGAGAACATGCCATGAATTCCGGTGTGCCTCTGAGATCCAATGCAGTGAGTATCGGGTCCCATTCAAACAGAGGGTAAGAAAAAGTCCTTTAGGACTATGCTTACACTTCCTCCTGAAGTTCTGGCTAAGTTGTGACCCCTTAATCCTCAAGTCCAACCAAGATTCTGGTGCTGAAACGACTTTTGATTCTTTATGAGTCGCAAATTCCCTTATCTGATCAAACTCTTCGCTAATAATGGTCAGGTAGAAATTGCCTCTGAAGAAAGGGTAGCTCTCCCCAATCATCATCATAGCATCCTTGTAGTTAGGCATGAAAAGAACCAAGTAGTCCTTCTCTGATAGCCCACAATGCTTCAAGGCTCGGTTCATAGCTTGGATTTCTGGGATTGAAATGAAACTCCCTTGAAAAGAAGATTTCTTGGTAAGAATTTCAAGGAGTCTTGATGGCTCCAATTGGGTTTTGTCAAGGTCAGAAACATTACTACTAGTATTCTTGGGGGCCTTGCGTTTGTCATCAGGTAGGCTGTCGGTAGATTCCTCCTTAATAGAAAGATTATCAAGGTCAAATTTGTTGTGTCCCTCTTCCACAAGGCCATTGCAATATTGCGGGTATTTCACAAAGACATACTGCTTAACATATTCTATCTCAGTTGGGGTTATTGGGCCTGACCATCTCAAGTCCAGGCCATGGAGAGTGGATATGGCTCCAGCAACCAAGTGAGCAGGAATCATTGAATGTGCTTtctgtattccaatcaagtttgatCAAATATTGCACATAATGAAAgcttaattatattataatattaaaggGGAAACATGAAACGATCTAAGCTGTAGTAGTACTAACGATAGTACTTGCCTTGAAAACCATGCTGCTTGGTCTGCTAGTTCGAGCGGGTGATGTGGATAAAGAAGCTAAAACTGACTCTTCAAGTTCATGTTCTACCACGTCCTAATTATTAACAAAGTGGGAACTTCTAAATCAGAATTTTTATAACATTAGCAAATGTAGAAAAAGAATTTTCAAGGaattgcaaagaaaaaagaatacctTAGACTCTCCGTGAAGAATGACCTTTTCTTCCATGTTACTCCCCATATGATGCCTTGTCACTTCTTAGAACTTTAAGCCAAACTAGGCATTAATACTTAAAAACCAGGTTGCAGAGAAGAATAGAGTAAGAGTTACAAGAGGGAAAAACCAACACCATAAAAGGTAGACATGGAGACAAGCTAACGTTTGAAA comes from Castanea sativa cultivar Marrone di Chiusa Pesio chromosome 3, ASM4071231v1 and encodes:
- the LOC142629932 gene encoding uncharacterized protein LOC142629932 isoform X2 translates to MVFKKAHSMIPAHLVAGAISTLHGLDLRWSGPITPTEIEYVKQYVFVKYPQYCNGLVEEGHNKFDLDNLSIKEESTDSLPDDKRKAPKNTSSNVSDLDKTQLEPSRLLEILTKKSSFQGSFISIPEIQAMNRALKHCGLSEKDYLVLFMPNYKDAMMMIGESYPFFRGNFYLTIISEEFDQIREFATHKESKVVSAPESWLDLRIKGSQLSQNFRRKCKHSPKGLFLTLCLNGTRYSLHWISEAHRNSWHVLLDVTGLTFGEDRLALALHRPDFVLCLLDNTHGQPSNITCLLVRRKSFDTTSPSA
- the LOC142629932 gene encoding uncharacterized protein LOC142629932 isoform X1, with the protein product MGSNMEEKVILHGESKDVVEHELEESVLASLSTSPARTSRPSSMVFKKAHSMIPAHLVAGAISTLHGLDLRWSGPITPTEIEYVKQYVFVKYPQYCNGLVEEGHNKFDLDNLSIKEESTDSLPDDKRKAPKNTSSNVSDLDKTQLEPSRLLEILTKKSSFQGSFISIPEIQAMNRALKHCGLSEKDYLVLFMPNYKDAMMMIGESYPFFRGNFYLTIISEEFDQIREFATHKESKVVSAPESWLDLRIKGSQLSQNFRRKCKHSPKGLFLTLCLNGTRYSLHWISEAHRNSWHVLLDVTGLTFGEDRLALALHRPDFVLCLLDNTHGQPSNITCLLVRRKSFDTTSPSA